In Rhodococcus pseudokoreensis, the DNA window CTGGCCGTCGACGTCGGCGTCGGCCATCAGCACGATCTTGTGGTACCGCAGCTTCGCGATGTCGAACTCGTCGTGGATGCCGGTGCCGAACGCGGTGATGATCGACTGGACTTCGGTGTTCTTCAGTACCCGGTCGATGCGCGCCTTCTCGACGTTGATGATCTTGCCTCGCAGCGGCAGGATCGCCTGGTACATCGAGTCACGGCCGGACTTGGCCGAGCCGCCTGCGGAGTCGCCCTCCACGATGTAGATCTCGGACTTGCTCGGATCGTTGGACCGGCAGTCGGCGAGCTTGCCCGGCAGGCCGCCGAGGTCGGTCGCGCTCTTGCGGCGGACCAGCTCGCGGGCCTTGCGGGCGGCGACGCGGGCCTGCGCCGACGACACCGCCTTGTTCACGATGGTCTTCGCGTCGGCCGGGTTCGCCTCGAACCAGTGCGACAGGTGCTCGTTGCTCGCCTTCTGCACGAACGACCGGACCTCGGTGTTGCCGAGCTTCGTCTTCGTCTGACCCTCGAACTGCGGTTCACCTACCTTGACGGAGATGATCGCGGCGAGGCCCTCACGGATGTCGTCACCGGTGAGTTTCGGGTCCTTCTCCTTGAGGAGCTTCTTGTCGAGCGCGTACTTGTTGACCGTCGCCGTCAGAGCCGACCGGAACCCCTCTTCGTGGGTGCCGCCCTCGTGGGTGTTGATGGTGTTCGCGAACGTGTGGACCGACTCCGAGTAGCCGGAGTTCCACTGCATCGCGATCTCGAGTTCGTGGCCGGTGCCCTTCGCGGTGAACCCGACGACGGAGTTGTGGATCGGCTGCTTCGTGCGGTTGATGTGCCGCACGTAGTCCTCGAGTCCGCCCGGGTAGTGGTAGACGCGGGTCTTGACCTTGTGCACGGCGGGCGCGCCGGCTTCGGCGGACTCGTCCTCGGCGGTCTTGGGTGCGTCCGCAACCTGGCTGACGACCTCTTCGGTGACCTCGGCGTCGCTGACGCGTTCGTCGGTGAGGGTGATCGTCAGGCCCTTGTTGAGGAACGCCATCTCCTGGAGGCGGCGCGCGACCGTCTCGAAGCTGTAGACCGTGGTCTCGAAGATGTTCGGGTCGGCCCAGAACGTGACCGTGGTGCCCGTCTCCTTGGTGGCCTCGCCCTTGACGAGTTCGCCCGGCTTGGAGTCGGTGTACGTCTGGTTCCAGCGGAAGCCGTCGCGCTTGATGTCGACGTCGAGGCGGGTGGACAGCGCGTTGACGACGGAGATACCGACACCGTGCAGACCGCCGGACACGGCGTAGGAGTCGGAGTCGAACTTGCCGCCGGCGTGCAGCTGGGTGAGGACGACCTCGACGGTGGGGACACCGGAGGCGTGCATCCCGACGGGGATGCCTCGGCCGTCGTCGACGACCTGGACGCCACCGTCTTCGAGAAGGGTGATCTCGACCTTGCTGGCATAGCCGGCCATGGCCTCGTCGACGGAGTTGTCGACGACTTCCCAGATCAGGTGGTGGAGACCGCGTTCACCGGTGGAACCGATGTACATACCCGGTCGCTTACGGACGGCTTCGAGTCCCTCGAGGACGGTGATGGAAGAAGCGCCGTAGTCCTTGCTGGAGGTGCTTTTGTCTGACTTCTGGGCAGCCACGGGTGGGTAGCTCTCCTTCTCCGTCCAATGCCCGACGCAGGCGCCCACCGCCCTGGTCGGGCACGCGGGAGACGAGAATCGGGAATCTTGCCGCTAGTTACCTCGGCCATCTTACTGGTACGTCTGGCCCAGGAGCGGGCTATGACACCCCTGAGCGCCCCGTAGGCGAATTTTCAGGGCGCTTCGGGAGTGAAAACCTAGGCCGACGCGCTCTCGGACGGACCGTCCGGGGCATTTCCCCACTGCCGGTCCTCGACGTCCAGCACGAACTCCGCGGCGAGTTGCGCGATGTCCTCGGCGTGGGAGATCGGCGACCAGTGACCGGCGTCGACCCCTCGACGGCGCAGGTCGGGTGCCCACTTCTCGGTGTCCTCGTACCCGACGGGCCGCACCGCCTTGTCGTTCTCGTTCAGGATCAGCTGGACGGGAACGTCGGTGTACCGCTCCCGTGGCTTGAACAGGCTGGTCCGGATGTTCGCCCGGTACAGCTTGAGACCGTTGACCATGTCGTCCGCCAGCGTCGGCGCCGGACGGACCAGAGCGGGGTCGAGGCGGTCGAAGAACTTCAGGAACGCCGGCCAGTGCCGGGAGAACCACAGCCGCAGCGGCAGCGTCGCCAGGCCCGGAATCTGGAACAGGACGGTGTAGCCGGACGCGACGGCCTGCGCGAGCGGCCCACCGAAGCTGCGGTCCGAGATGCGGCGGCGCATCCACTTGCCGAGGTGGTCGAGGTTCGGCCCGGAGACGGACGTGAACGACGCGATCCGTGTGCGGGCGCCCGGTTCGCAGACCGCCTCCCACGCCTCCACCGACCCCCAATCGTGCGCGAGCACGTGCACCGGCCTGCCCGGGCTCACGGCGTCGATCACCGCGAACAGGTCGCTCGCCAGGGCGGGCAGCCGGTAGTCCTCGACCCGGGTGGGCACGGTGCTCTCACCGGCTCCGCGGCTGTCGTAACTGACCACCCGGAACCGTTCCGTCAGGAACGGCACCACCCGGCTCCACAGTTCGTGGGTGTCGGGCCAGCCGTGGACGAGCACCATCGTCTCGCCGGCGGGATTGCCGTCCTCGAACACGGCGAGGTCGACGGAACCGTTGGTGATCCGCCGTGCGGTACCGGACGTGGATGAAGTCATGGGTGTCCTCTGGTCGTCGTTCGGGTGCGGGAATCTGCGGTTTACAGGTCGAGGACGAGACGGCCGCTGTCGGCGCGGGACACGCAGATCAGCATCTCGTTCTCCTGCTCGGCGTCGGTGAGCCGGGTCTCGCGGTGGTCCGGGGTGCCGGACAGCACCTTGACCCGGCACGTCCCGCAGAATCCCTGCTGGCACGAATACCCGACTCCGGGCATCGTCTTCTTGATCACCGTGAGCGCGGATTCGTCGGCGGGCACGGTGAGCACCTCACCGGTACTGACGAGCTGCACCTCGAATTCGGTCCCGTCGAGCACCGGCGGCGCACCGAATCGCTCGAAATGCAAGGCGGTGGCCGGGCTTCCGGGAAACGCGCGGCGCACCGACTCGAGCATCGGCGTCGGCCCGCAGCAGTACACGGCGCCGCCGGCCGCGGCACGCTCCAGCAACTCCTCGGCGGTGGGAAGTCCGAACTCGTCGTCGGGACGGATGAAAACCCGTGACCGGTCGAATGTTTCGATCTCGTCGAGAAACGGCATCGACTCCCGCGACCGGCCCGAATACACGAACTGCCAGTCCATCCCGAGATCGCGCGCGGCGCGCACCATCGCCAGGATCGGCGTGATGCCGATACCACCGGCGACGAAGAGGGCACTCCCCTCGCCCACGAACGGAAATCCGTTGCGCGGACCGCGAACCGTCACCGACGCCCCCGGCTCGAGGGCGTGCATCTCGAGGGATCCGCCGCCGCCGTCGTGGATCCGGCGGACGGCGATGCTGTAGCCCGTGCGATCGGACGGGTCGCCGCACAGCGAGTACTGGCGTCGCAGCCCGGACGGCAGGTGGAAGTCGAGGTGCGAACCCGGCTGCCACGCAGGAAGTTCCGCGCCGTCCTCGGCCTCGAACCGCAACTGCACCACGTTGTCGTCCAACGCGACGACGTCCCGCTGGGAGACAACCATTTTCATCGCCACGTCGGGGTTGTGCCCGGCGACGCCGGGGTCGTACTCGTACGCGGTGAGAACGCGGAGATACTTGGCAGCCACCGCCTCGGTGAGGCGCATGGCGCGGTCGGGACGCGGGCGTCCCTTGATGTCCGGCGGCGCGTCGTAGCGGGGCAGCCCCTGCCCGGTGAGCACCTCCCGAACCTGGGACAGCCTCATCGCTCGGCCGCCTGTGCCGCCGGCGAGGACGCCAGGTATTTCACGGCCTGCGCCGTCGAACCCTCGTTGCTCGGGTGGTACGCACGCGTGAAATACGTCGACATCCGCTTGCCGAGCTCCCGGGCCGTCGGGAGGGTGCCGCGCTTGCCCGCCGCGAAGAAATCGGTCAGGTGCGGCTTGCGGCGGTGCGCCGACCACTGCGCGAGCTCCGGATCGTTCCGCATGAGGAATCGGGTTCCGCGCACCCACAGCCACACGATGACCGGGGTCACGATCAGCTGGGTGCGGATCCGCCGCGACTCCCGCTTGTCGAAGTACCGCATGACGTCGTACGCCACCGACCGGTGCTCGACCTCCTCGGCGCCGTGCCAGCGCAGCAGGTCGAGCATCGTCGGATGCAGCCCCGCGCGGTCGAGGCCCTCGGCGTTGAGCACCCAGTCGCCGAGGAACGCGGTGATGTGCTCGATGGCGGCGATGACCGCCAGTCGCTCGATCAGGTAGTTCTTCTCACGCAGACCGGTCAGCGGTCGCGGTCCGAGGATCTTGGAGAACGTCCATTCCATCTGCTCGGTGAAGGGTGTCGGATCGAGACCCTTCTCCTTGAGGTGCACCAGCACGCCGGTGTGCGCGTTGGCATGCATCGCCTCCTGGCCGATGAACCCGACGACGTCGTCGCGGAGCTGCTCGTCCTCGATCAGCGGCAGTGCCTCCTTGAACGTCTCGACGAACCACTCCTCGCCCGCGGGCAGGAGAAGGTGCAGGACGTTGAGGACGTGCGTGGTGAACGGATCGCCCGGGATCCAGTGCATCGGGAGGTTCGACCAGTCGAACTCCACATTCCTGGCCTGCAGGAGGATGTGGTCCGGTTCGGGGATCGCGTTCCGGGGTGCAGTCGGGGCGGACATCTCACTACTCCTTCGTGCGGCGGCTGCGCCACGACGAAGGCTTGTGGCACAGTTCACTCGATGACTTGGAGTAACTGTAACACCGGGTAATAGACAAAACTAGGGACCGAACGCCCGCTCCGGCCTATCCGTAGGTGTCGCGGGGGCCGCGCCCCCGGATGTGCCGTTCCCCTTTTCGCCAGCTCGGCGCGGTCGGACCGGTAATGCGCAGCGACTTCACGACGCCGTCACCGACGGCCGCGGCGATCTTCGCGAGAATCTGCGACTGCATCATCCGGAGCTGGGTCGCCCAGGCCGTCGACTCCGCGGAGACACTCAGAATCCCGTCCCGCAGCCCGGTCGGCTCGGCGTGCGCGGCGATGTCCTCGCCGACCACCTGCACCCACCGCCCGAGGACGGTCCCCTCGGACACCTTGGGCGACCAGCCGCGTTGTTTCGCGAGCGCGCTGGTGAGCGCACCGAACGGCTGAGGATCGCGGTCGTCGGGCCCCGGGCCGGACCACCCACGTCGGCGTCGGGCGCGCAGGGCCCGCACACCGGTCCCGGACCGGCGGCCCTGCCCGACGGATTTTCCACTCGCCTTCGCCGCGGCCCGCGCCTCCTCGAGGGCACGCCGGGCGAGGTCGATTCCCTTCACCTCCGGTTCGGGGGCCGCCGCGGGCGCGGTGGGTTCGGCATCATCCGTCACGGCGGTCCTCCGTCTCTTCCAGGATGTGTGAAATTCGTCCTCGATCGGTGTCGCGGGCCTCCACGCCGAATTGGACGGCGTCGAGTTCTTCCGGTACATCTTCCGCCACCGCGGCCGTGATCAGCACCTGTTCGGCGTCCAACGCCACCTTGGCGAGGGCACTGCGACGCTTGCGGTCGAGTTCGGCGAACACGTCGTCGAGCATGAGGACCGGATCGCTGCCGTCCGAGCGCAGCAGGGCGAATCCCGCGAGCCGCAGCGACAGCGCGAACGACCACGACTCGCCGTGACTCGCGAATCCCTTGGCCGGGGTGTCGCCGAGTTGTAGTTCGAGATCGTCACGATGCGGTCCGACGAGGCACACACCCCGCTCGATCTCCTTCGAGCGCATCACGGACAGCTCCTGGAGGAACCGCTCCTCGAGGAACGCGATGTCGCCGGACTCGGGCGCTCGCGCGGGCTCGGTGAACTCCGGCGGCAGCGACGACCCCAGACTGGATCGGTAGCGGATGCTCGCGGGCCTCGACTCGGGCGCCAGCGACTGGTACGACTCGGCCAGGTGCGGCGCCAGATCGTGGACGAGATGCAACCGCCCGGCGAGCAGCTCGGCGCCGTGCGCGGCGAGGTGTCCGTCCCAGACCTCCAGTGTGGCAAGAGCACTCGCACTGTCCTCGCTCGGCTGACCGCTGCCCCGCGAAGACCGTCGCAACGCTCCGCCCGCGGTCTTGAGCAAGGCCGACCGCTGCCGCAGCACCCGGTCGTAATCGGCACGCACCGCCGCCATCCGGGGGATCCGGGAAGTGAGGAGTTCGTCGAGGTAGCGGCGTCGATCCCCCGGATCCCCGCGGACCAGCGACAGATCCTCCGGCGCGAACAGCACCGTCTGCAGAATCCCGAGAATCTCCCGCGGCCGCCGGGTGGGCGACTGGTTGATCCGGGCCCGGTTGGACTTGCCGTCGTTCAACTCGAGATCGACGGTCAGTTCCCGGCCGGTGTTGACGACGGTGGCCCCCGCGAACGCCTGAGCCGTCCCCGTCCGGATCAGCGGGGCGTCCGAGCTGACCCGGTGCGACGAGAGCGTCGACAGGTAACCGAGCGCCTCGAGCACATTCGTCTTGCCGTGCCCGTTGGGTCCGACGAAGACGGTGCAGCCCGGACGCAGGTTCAGACCGAGGGCGTCCCAGGAACGGAAGTCTCTGAGCGAGAGTGCGCGAACGAACACCTACGTTCCAGAACCGGCTTCTGCCTCGCCTGCCGCCTTCTTCACGGCGTGACCACCGAACTGGTTGCGCAGCGCCGAGACGGCCTTCATCGCGGGGGAATCGTCCTGACGGGACGCGAACCGCGCGAACAGTGCGGCCGAGATCACCGGCGCTGGCACGGCGTGGTCGATCGCCTCCAGCACGGTCCAGCGGCCCTCACCGGAATCGTCTGTGTAACCGGAGATCTCGGCGAAATCGGGATCCTCACCCAGCGCCTTGACGAGCAGTTCCAGCAGCCACGACCGGACGACGGTGCCGTTGGTCCACGCGCGCAGGACACCGTGGACGTCGGTGACGAGGTCTTCGGCCTCGAGCAGTTCGTAGCCCTCCGCGTACGCCTGCATCAGTCCGTACTCGATGCCGTTGTGGATCATCTTCGCGTAGTGGCCTGCGCCGACCGGGCCTGCATGGACGAAGCCGTCCGCACGCTCGCCCTCGGGGCGCAGTGCGTCGAAGATCGGCAGCGCCCGCTCGACGTCCGCGGCCGACCCGCCGACCATCAACCCGTAGCCGTTCTCGAGCCCCCAGACCCCACCGGACACACCGCAGTCGAGGTAGCCGATGCCGTGGGAACCGAGCAGCTCACCGTGAATCTTGTCGTCGGTGTATCTCGAGTTGCCGCCGTCGATCACCAGGTCGCCGCTCTCGAGCACCGACGCCAGCCCGGTCACCGTGTCCTGGGTGATCTTCCCCGCCGGAACCATCACCCACACGACGCGCGGAGACTCGAGTCGCTGCGCGAGTTCCGCCAGCGACGCCACATCCGTGACCTCGGGGCGGGGGTCGTAGCCGACCACCTCGTGCCCGTGCGCGCGCAACCGCTCGCGCATGTTGAATCCCATTTTTCCGAGCCCGACCAACCCGATCTGCATCGTGATCTCCGTCCACTCGTGAGATATCTTGCGGCAGTACTGGTTTCGCTTCCGCGAACCGTCAGCCCGGCAGACGCACCGGCATCAGCAGGTACGTGTACGCGCTCTCCGGTGCCGCGAAGTTGCCGGAATCGTCGGGCTCGATCTCTTCTTCGGTGGCCGGACGCAGCACCGCGGGGCGGCTGGGGGTCGTGAAGCCGAACAGCACCTGCTCGCTGTGCAGCGAGGACAGCCCGTCGATCAGGTAACCGGGGTTGAAGGCGATGGTGAGCGGCTCGCCCTGGAACATCGCGTTCAAGCCTTCCTCGGCGCGACCGGCATCGTCGCCGCCGGCGGAGAGCAGCAGCCCCTCGGTGGAGAACTGCAGGCGGACCTGTGCACCGCGCTCGGCGACGAGGGCGACACGCTTGATGGCCTCGACGAGCGGAGCGATCTCCACGGTGGCCAGCGCGGTGTGCTCGGACGGCAGCAGCTGCCGGAACTTCGGGAACTCGGCGTCCAGCAGTCGGGTGGTGGTGCGACGGCCGTCGTTGACGATGCCGAGAAGGCCGTCGTTTCCGACCGCGGAACCCGAACCGAGAGCCAGCTCGACCGGCGAAGTGGCATCTCCCGCAAGCGTTTTCGCCGATTCGGAGAGCGTCTTCGCCGGGATGAGCACGGCCGCGGTGGTGTCCGGGTTCGCCGGCGACCACTCGAGTTCGCGAACCGCGAGACGGAACCGGTCGGTGGCCGCGAGCACGATCGCGTTGCGTTCGATCTCGACCCGGATGCCGGTGAGCATCGGCAGGGTGTCGTCCTTGCCCGCCGCGACAGCCACCTGACTGATCGCCTCGGAGAACAGGTCCGCGGGAATCGAGCCGGTCTGCTGCGGCAATTGCGGAAGCTGGGGATAGTCCTCGACCGGCATGGTGGGCAGGGAGAACTTGGCGCTTCCGCAGGTGATCAGCACGCGGGTGCCCTCGAGTGTCACGTCGACGGGCTTGTTGGGGAGCGACTTCGTGATGTCGGCGAGAAGCTTGCCCGAGACCAGGACCTGACCGACGCTACCGACCTCGGCCCCCACCCTGACCTGGGCCGACACCTCGTAGTCGAATCCGGAAACCGTCAACCCTTGCTCGGTCGCGTCCAGGAGAACTCCGCCGAGGACGGGGACAGGAGGCCGCGACGGCAGACTGCGAGCGACCCATGCCACTGAATCAGCGAATTCTTCCCGGGAGACACGAAACTTCAGGCTTCCAAGCTCCATCGCCGGGTTGTTCCTCTCGGTAGGCACGGTTGTTCGCCACGGTCGGGCCGTGACCACAGCACTGCAGTCTTTCACAGAGCGGCGATGCATAACCGTATGCCCTCGAGGACGAACTTGAAAGCGGAACGCTTCCGTCCTCGAGTCTCAGGCGGAGGCCTGTGAACGGACGCGATCCCCAACCCTGTTTTCAAAGAGTTTTCTATAAGAATTAATGAGAAGTACTATTAGGTCCTGTGGAATCTGTGGACGAACAGCTGTAGACGCTGGTCCCTCCGCCTACCCGTATGGGGAATTCTCGAGGACAAACTCGAGGACCGATTTGCCACCCGTGTGGACTACTCGAGGTTGTTCAAAGTTCTGCACGTTCTGTCCACAGAGATTCCACCTCATCCCCACACTTATCCACAGGTGTGCATGCTTTATCCCAGGTCCAGGCGTCGGCGTGTTGCCCCGGTGTGTCGCGCCGGCGGGGGTTCGTGCGGGCCTCGAGTAGACCCTCGAGCGGTACCTCGAGGACCCGCTCGAGCCCACCCTCGAGGACCGGCTCGAGGAGCCCCTCGAGTTGCTCGCGGCGGCGGAGTCGGGCCACAACCCCCGTGAAACGACCTGTGCCCCCGGTAGCCGAGCTACCAGGGGCACAGGAGAGACGGGGGCGGGCGACTACCTCTTGGAACGCTGCTTGATCCGGGCGGTGAGCTCCTGGACCTGGTCGTAGACCTTCCGCCGCTCCGTCATCTCCTTGCGAATCTTCTTGTCCGCGTACATGACGGTGGTGTGGTCGCGGCCGAACGTCTGCCCGATCTTGGGCAG includes these proteins:
- a CDS encoding metal-dependent hydrolase, which encodes MSAPTAPRNAIPEPDHILLQARNVEFDWSNLPMHWIPGDPFTTHVLNVLHLLLPAGEEWFVETFKEALPLIEDEQLRDDVVGFIGQEAMHANAHTGVLVHLKEKGLDPTPFTEQMEWTFSKILGPRPLTGLREKNYLIERLAVIAAIEHITAFLGDWVLNAEGLDRAGLHPTMLDLLRWHGAEEVEHRSVAYDVMRYFDKRESRRIRTQLIVTPVIVWLWVRGTRFLMRNDPELAQWSAHRRKPHLTDFFAAGKRGTLPTARELGKRMSTYFTRAYHPSNEGSTAQAVKYLASSPAAQAAER
- a CDS encoding PDR/VanB family oxidoreductase, whose translation is MRLSQVREVLTGQGLPRYDAPPDIKGRPRPDRAMRLTEAVAAKYLRVLTAYEYDPGVAGHNPDVAMKMVVSQRDVVALDDNVVQLRFEAEDGAELPAWQPGSHLDFHLPSGLRRQYSLCGDPSDRTGYSIAVRRIHDGGGGSLEMHALEPGASVTVRGPRNGFPFVGEGSALFVAGGIGITPILAMVRAARDLGMDWQFVYSGRSRESMPFLDEIETFDRSRVFIRPDDEFGLPTAEELLERAAAGGAVYCCGPTPMLESVRRAFPGSPATALHFERFGAPPVLDGTEFEVQLVSTGEVLTVPADESALTVIKKTMPGVGYSCQQGFCGTCRVKVLSGTPDHRETRLTDAEQENEMLICVSRADSGRLVLDL
- the dnaN gene encoding DNA polymerase III subunit beta, which codes for MELGSLKFRVSREEFADSVAWVARSLPSRPPVPVLGGVLLDATEQGLTVSGFDYEVSAQVRVGAEVGSVGQVLVSGKLLADITKSLPNKPVDVTLEGTRVLITCGSAKFSLPTMPVEDYPQLPQLPQQTGSIPADLFSEAISQVAVAAGKDDTLPMLTGIRVEIERNAIVLAATDRFRLAVRELEWSPANPDTTAAVLIPAKTLSESAKTLAGDATSPVELALGSGSAVGNDGLLGIVNDGRRTTTRLLDAEFPKFRQLLPSEHTALATVEIAPLVEAIKRVALVAERGAQVRLQFSTEGLLLSAGGDDAGRAEEGLNAMFQGEPLTIAFNPGYLIDGLSSLHSEQVLFGFTTPSRPAVLRPATEEEIEPDDSGNFAAPESAYTYLLMPVRLPG
- the gyrB gene encoding DNA topoisomerase (ATP-hydrolyzing) subunit B, which gives rise to MAAQKSDKSTSSKDYGASSITVLEGLEAVRKRPGMYIGSTGERGLHHLIWEVVDNSVDEAMAGYASKVEITLLEDGGVQVVDDGRGIPVGMHASGVPTVEVVLTQLHAGGKFDSDSYAVSGGLHGVGISVVNALSTRLDVDIKRDGFRWNQTYTDSKPGELVKGEATKETGTTVTFWADPNIFETTVYSFETVARRLQEMAFLNKGLTITLTDERVSDAEVTEEVVSQVADAPKTAEDESAEAGAPAVHKVKTRVYHYPGGLEDYVRHINRTKQPIHNSVVGFTAKGTGHELEIAMQWNSGYSESVHTFANTINTHEGGTHEEGFRSALTATVNKYALDKKLLKEKDPKLTGDDIREGLAAIISVKVGEPQFEGQTKTKLGNTEVRSFVQKASNEHLSHWFEANPADAKTIVNKAVSSAQARVAARKARELVRRKSATDLGGLPGKLADCRSNDPSKSEIYIVEGDSAGGSAKSGRDSMYQAILPLRGKIINVEKARIDRVLKNTEVQSIITAFGTGIHDEFDIAKLRYHKIVLMADADVDGQHIATLLLTLLFRFMRPLVEHGHVYLAQPPLYKLKWQRADPEFAYSDRERDALVKAGLESGKKINKDDGIQRYKGLGEMNAKELWETTMDPAVRVLRLVTLDDAAAADELFSVLMGEDVEARRSFITRNAKDVRFLDV
- a CDS encoding alpha/beta fold hydrolase, producing the protein MTSSTSGTARRITNGSVDLAVFEDGNPAGETMVLVHGWPDTHELWSRVVPFLTERFRVVSYDSRGAGESTVPTRVEDYRLPALASDLFAVIDAVSPGRPVHVLAHDWGSVEAWEAVCEPGARTRIASFTSVSGPNLDHLGKWMRRRISDRSFGGPLAQAVASGYTVLFQIPGLATLPLRLWFSRHWPAFLKFFDRLDPALVRPAPTLADDMVNGLKLYRANIRTSLFKPRERYTDVPVQLILNENDKAVRPVGYEDTEKWAPDLRRRGVDAGHWSPISHAEDIAQLAAEFVLDVEDRQWGNAPDGPSESASA
- the recF gene encoding DNA replication/repair protein RecF (All proteins in this family for which functions are known are DNA-binding proteins that assist the filamentation of RecA onto DNA for the initiation of recombination or recombinational repair.) gives rise to the protein MFVRALSLRDFRSWDALGLNLRPGCTVFVGPNGHGKTNVLEALGYLSTLSSHRVSSDAPLIRTGTAQAFAGATVVNTGRELTVDLELNDGKSNRARINQSPTRRPREILGILQTVLFAPEDLSLVRGDPGDRRRYLDELLTSRIPRMAAVRADYDRVLRQRSALLKTAGGALRRSSRGSGQPSEDSASALATLEVWDGHLAAHGAELLAGRLHLVHDLAPHLAESYQSLAPESRPASIRYRSSLGSSLPPEFTEPARAPESGDIAFLEERFLQELSVMRSKEIERGVCLVGPHRDDLELQLGDTPAKGFASHGESWSFALSLRLAGFALLRSDGSDPVLMLDDVFAELDRKRRSALAKVALDAEQVLITAAVAEDVPEELDAVQFGVEARDTDRGRISHILEETEDRRDG
- a CDS encoding DUF721 family protein; protein product: MTDDAEPTAPAAAPEPEVKGIDLARRALEEARAAAKASGKSVGQGRRSGTGVRALRARRRRGWSGPGPDDRDPQPFGALTSALAKQRGWSPKVSEGTVLGRWVQVVGEDIAAHAEPTGLRDGILSVSAESTAWATQLRMMQSQILAKIAAAVGDGVVKSLRITGPTAPSWRKGERHIRGRGPRDTYG